TCCCTCACCACCACCCTCGGATTCCGACTGTGCAACACCTTCGTGATCGCACTGGTCAACGTCGTCTTCCCATGATCTATATGCCCTATCGTCCCCACATTCACATGCGGCTTGGTCCGCTCA
This region of Blastocatellia bacterium genomic DNA includes:
- a CDS encoding GTP-binding protein, with translation MAKERFERTKPHVNVGTIGHIDHGKTTLTSAITKVLHSRNPRVVVR